The following proteins are co-located in the Pyricularia oryzae 70-15 chromosome 1, whole genome shotgun sequence genome:
- a CDS encoding acyl-CoA dehydrogenase family member 11, translating into MADKIPAICRDRVSPRAKQTLDIVTKFVKEECLPADPVLEAQVGQGSARWDAHPPIVEDLKRKARALGLWNMFLPAGHYKESPGFTNLEYGLMAEQLGRSRVASEAVNCAAPDTGNMEVLAKYGNEEQKARWLRPLMEGEIRSAFLMTEPQIASSDAKNIEMDIRREGNEYVLNGQKWWSSGAGDPRCAIYIVMGKSDRNNKDPYRQQSVVLVPADTPGITIHRMLSVYGYDDAPHGHGHITFSNVRVPVANMVLGEGRGFEIIQGRLGPGRIHHCMRAIGAAERALDWMLMRINDPRKTTFGKQLREHGVILEWVAKSRLEIDSARLVVLNAAIKMDDLGPKAALAEIAQAKVLVPSMALTVIDRAVQAFGGAGVSQDTPLANMWAQIRTLRLADGPDEVHLQQMGRNENRRGKEAAEEIERQRKRTEELLKQWKVERSEPGTGITRKSKL; encoded by the exons ATGGCCGACAAGATTCCCGCCATT TGCCGCGACCGCGTCAGCCCCCGCGCCAAGCAGACCCTCGACATCGTGACCAAGTTCGTCAAGGAAGAATGCCTACCGGCCGACCCAGTCCTCGAAGCCCAGGTCGGCCAGGGCTCCGCCCGCTGGGACGCGCACCCGCCCATCGTCGAAGACCTCAAGCGCAAGGCCCGCGCCCTGGGCCTGTGGAACATGTTCCTGCCCGCCGGCCACTACAAGGAGTCGCCCGGCTTCACGAACCTCGAGTATGGCCTCATGGCCGAGCAGCTGGGCAGGTCCCGCGTCGCCTCCGAGGCTGTCAACTGCGCTGCTCCGGACACGGGCAACATGGAGGTCTTGGCCAAGTACGGCAACGAGGAGCAGAAGGCGAGGTGGCTGAGGCCGTTGATGGAGGGTGAGATCAGGAGTGCCTTTCTCATGACGGAGCCGCAGATAGCCAGCAGCGATGCGAAGAACATTGAGATGGACATtcggagggagggcaacgagTATGTCCTCAACGGCCAG AAATGGTGGTCTTCCGGCGCCGGCGACCCCCGATGCGCCATTTACATCGTCATGGGCAAGTCGGACCGCAACAACAAGGACCCCTACCGCCAACAGTCGGTCGTGCTCGTGCCTGCCGACACCCCTGGCATCACCATCCACCGCATGCTGAGCGTCTACGGCTACGACGACGCCCCGCACGGCCACGGTCACATCACCTTTAGCAACGTCCGAGTCCCTGTCGCCAACATGGTGCTTGGTGAAGGCCGCGGCTTTGAGATCATCCAGGGTCGCCTGGGTCCCGGCCGTATCCACCACTGCATGCGTGCCATCGGCGCT GCCGAACGCGCCCTCGACTGGATGCTGATGCGAATCAACGACCCGCGCAAGACCACCTTTGGCAAGCAGCTGCGCGAGCACGGCGTGATTCTCGAGTGGGTGGCCAAGTCGCGACTCGAGATCGACTCTGCccgcctcgtcgtcctcaacGCCGCCATCAAGATGGACGACCTGGGCCCCAAGGCCGCCCTGGCCGAAATTGCTCAGGCCAAGGTCCTAGTCCCCTCCATGGCCCTGACCGTCATCGACCGCGCCGTCCAGGCCTTTGGTGGCGCCGGTGTCAGCCAGGACACGCCCCTCGCCAACATGTGGGCGCAGATCAGGACCCTCAGGCTCGCCGACGGGCCCGATGAGGTCCATCTGCAGCAGATGGGCAGGAACGAGAACAGGAGGGGCAAGGAGGCCGCAGAGGAGATTGAGAGGCAGAGGAAGCGGACAGAGGAGCTTTTGAAACAGTGGAAGGTCGAAAGATCGGAGCCCGGGACCGGCATTACTAGGAAATCCAAGCTGTGA